One Methylocystis iwaonis genomic window, GTCGCGATCGTCCTTTCGACCCTGTCGGCCGGATGCGCTGTCGGCCCTGACTTCGCAACGCCGCAGGCGCCGATCGCCGACGCCTGGATCGAATGGCGCAACCACTCGCTCAAAAGCGGTCCTGCCGAATATCGGGACTGGTGGCGGGTCTTCCACGATCCGGTCCTCGACCGGCTCATCGACGCCGCCTACGCCCAGAACCTGACCCTGCTGAGCGCCGGAACGAAAGTGCTCCAGGCGCGCGCAGAGCTGGGCGTCGCGATCGGAGAATTATTCCCTCAGAAACAAGCGCTTTCCATCTCGACGTCGTACAATCGCTCGAGCAACGCGACCACGCCGTCCCAAGGCGGAAACTCCTCCAAGCTCGGAAATTTCTGGGCCGACAATTGGTCGGCGGCCGCCGTCTGGGAACTCGATTTCTGGGGGAAATTCCGGCGCGGCGTCGAATCCGCCGACGCCACTTATCTCGCCTCGATCGCGAGCTATGACGACGTGCTCGTCACCCTGCTCGCCGACGTCGCGCAGACCTATATCGGCATTCGCACGCTCGAACGCCAAATCGCCATCGCCCGCGAAAATATCACGCGGCAGCGTGAGGCGGTCCGCATTGCGCGCGACCGCTACAAGGGCGGCGCCGCCACGATGCTCGACGTCCACCAGGCGGAAAATGTGCTGGCAACCACCGAGGCGACCGTCCCGCAACTGACGCTCCAATTGCGCACGGGGCAAAACGCATTGGCCGTGCTCCTCGGCATGGCGCCGGGCGAGATCGGCGCCATGCTCGCCTCTTCCAGCGGGAAAATCCCATCCGCCCCGGACAAAGTGGTGGTCGGCGTTCCGGCGGATCTGCTGCGCCGCAGACCGGATATTCGCGCCGCCGAATTGAAGGCCGCGGCGCAAAGCGCGCAGATCGGCGTGGCGCAGGCGGAGCTCTACCCGGCGATCAGCATCACAGGCGGCTTCGGCGGGCTCGCGTCCACGGCCAGCGGACATAATCTGGCTCAGGCGTTCCACCCCATCGGCCGAATGTTCACCGTCGGGCCGTCGTTCAAATGGAACGTGCTCAATTACGGCCAGATCACCAATAATGTGCGTCTCCAGGACGCGACCCTGCAGCAATATCTGGTCGACTATCAGAACGCTGTGCTCGTGGCGCAGCAGCAAGTCGAAGACGGCATCTCCAAATTCACGCTATCCAAGACGCAGGCGCGCTATCTGGCGCGCAGCGTCTTGGAGGCGCGCGGCGCAGTCGATATCGCGCTGCTGCAATATCAGCAGGGAACGCAAGACTTCACGACGGTCCTGACCTCTGAAGAAAATCTTTTGACGGCCCAAAACAATCTCGCGGCGGCAAGCGGCAATGTAGCGACCGGGCTCGTCGCCGTCTTCCGCGGTCTTGGCGGCGGCTGGCAGATCCGCGAGGGCAAAGGCTTCGTGAACGAGGCCACCGCGCGCGAGATGCGCAGCCGGACCAATTGGGGCGACTTGCTATCGCCCGAGGGAGAAACGCCGCCGCCGGACCCCGGTCTGCCTGGGCCCGAGGACCGAGGCCCCACAATCCGCCTGCCGGAATGGTGAGGACGAAGGCAAAAGCAAAGGGCGATTCGCGATGATGGTCATTATTCATTTGGCGCGAGGCGCGGGCTGCTCAAGAGCCCGCAACGGGACGTCGCGTCCTGGCGCCGCGCTGGCCGTCGTCGGCGCGCTCCTTGGCGGATCGACGCAGCCGTGCCTCGCAGAATCGGCGTGGAGCAAGCTTTTCGGCGCAAGCGACAGCTCCCAACCCCCGGCGCAGGAAAAAACCGCGCAAAGCTCCGCGAGCAAGCCGACGGCCGTGGTCGCCGCTCAATCGGCGGGTCCGTCGGTCCCGGTCGTGCGTCCCAAAGTCCAAAAGGTGACCGAGTATATTCAACTCACCGGCAACGCCACGCCGATCAACACGGTCAACCTCATCGCCCGCGTCGAAGGCTATCTCGAGAAGATTCACTTTCTCGACGGCCAGATCGTCAAGAAAGGCGACCTTCTGTTCACGATCCAGCAGCAGCAATACAAGGATCAGCTTCAACAGGCGGAAGCCCAGGTCCGCGCGCTGGAAGCGGCGCTCGTCTATGCGAAGATCGAGACCGCCCGTTACGAAGCGCTGCAAAAGAAGGGCGCGGCGGCGCAGGTCGTCGTCGATCAGTGGAACTTCCAGACCAAAAAAACCGAGGCCGATCTCGCCTCGGCCAGAGCGCAAGTCGACATCGCAAAGCTCAATCTCAGTTACACCGAGGTTCGCGCCCCCTTCGACGGCCAGATGAGCAAGCGTTATGTCGACCCGGGCAATACGGTCGGGGGCTCCGGCCAGCGCACCGTCCTCGCCGACATCCTCCAGCTCGACCCGATCTATGTCGTGGCCAACCTCAGCGAAACGGAATTTCTGACGGTTCGAAAGAACCTGAATCAACGCATGCCGAGCCACGCCGAACTCATGCAGGTTCCCGTCGAGGTCGGCATGGAGAACCAGGGCGATTATCCCTTCCGCGGGACAATTCAATATGTCGCGCCCGGCATCGATCCCAAGACCGGGACGCTCTACGTGCGCGGCGTGCTGGATAATCCCAACCACAGGCTTCTGCCCGGCTTTTTCGTGCAGATTCGTTTGCCGAAAGCCCGCGTATTGCCGGGAGCGTTGCTCGTGCCGGATCGCGCCGTGCAATCGGATCAAGTCGGCCGCTTTCTCTACGTGCTGAACAAGGATGACGCAGTCGAGCAACGCTATGTTCAGCTCGGCGATCTCGACGGCAACCTTCGCGTCATCCTCTCCGGCATTCAGAGCGACGATCGCATCGTCGTCGGGGATTTCTGGCGAATTTCGGCCGGAGCGAAGGTCACGCCCAGGCTGACGGCAATCGAGGGGAGCGCCGATCAGCAATGATCTCTAAATTCTTTATCGAACATCCCATCCTCGCAAACGTCATTGCGGTCGTGATCGTGGTGATCGGCCTCGTTGCGATGCGGAGCCTGCCGGTCGCCCAGTATCCGAATATCGTTCCGCCGACCGTGGTGGTCTCGACCAACTATCCGGGCGCCAGCCCGCAGACGGTGATCGACAACGTCGCCCTGCCCATCGAGTTGCAGGTCAATGGCGTCGACAATATGCTTTACATGTCCTCGACGAGCGCGGCCGACGGCAGCTACCAGCTCATCGTGACCTTCAAGATCGGGACGGACCCCGACATGGCGCAGGTGCTCGTCCAGAATCGGGTATCCAATGCGCTGTCTTCGCTTCCTGCCGCCGTGCAGTCGCAGGGCGTGACCGTTCAGAAAAAATCGACCGCGATCCTGCAGATCATTGCGCTGAATTCGCCAAAGGGAACCTTCGACGCCTCCTTCCTCAGCAATTACGCGACAATCAATCTCGTGAACGAGCTGGCGCGCCTGCATGGCGTCGCCAATGTCACCGTCTTCGGCGCGGCGAAATACGCCATGCGGGTCTGGATGGATCCGCGCAAGCTCTATTCCTTCGGACTGACGCCCCAGGATGTCAGCACCGCCATCAATCAACAAAGCCAGCTCGTGGCGGCCGGACAGACAGGCATGCCGCCAGCCGCGAAAAATCAGGATTTCCAGTACACGGTCGATATTCGCTCACGCTTCAACGATCCCGGGGAGTTCGAGAACATCATCGTGAAGTCCGAAGGGACGGTTCAGGGCGGACGTCTCGTCAGAGTCAAGGATATCGGCCGGGTCGAGCTTGGCTCGCAGAACTACTCGCAACAATGCAAGATGAACGATCGTCCCGCGGGCTGCATCGCCATTTTCCAGACGCCGGACGCCAACGCGATTCAGGTTTCGCAGGAGGTGCGCGCCAAGATGGTGGAGCTGGCGCGGCGTTTCCCGCAGGATCTGCAATATACCCTTCCCCTCGACACCACGGATTTCGTCAAAACCTCCATCAATGAGGTTTACACGACGCTGTACGAGGCTGGCATCCTCGTCCTTGTCGTTATTCTGGTGTTTTTGCAAAACTTCCGCGCGACGCTCGTCCCTGCGACCACCGTGCCGGTGACGATCATTGGCGCCTTCGCCGGCATGGCGGCGCTGGGTTACAGCATCAACATGTCGACCCTGTTCGGCGTCGTGCTGGCGATCGGCATTGTCGTCGACGACGCCATCGTTATTGTCGAGGGCGCGTCGAAATATATCGAGCAGGGCATGTCCGGCCATGACGCCGCGATCCGGGCCATGAAGGAACTGTTCGGGCCGATCATCGGCATCACCCTCGTCCTGATGGCCGTTTTCGTCCCGCCCGCCTTTTTGCCCGGGCTCTCCGGCAAGATGCTCGCGCAATTCGCTGTCGTCATTGCGACGACAGCGCTCATCAGCGCGATCAATGCGGCGACCTTGAAGCCGACGCAATGCGCCCAGTGGCTGCGCCCACAACAGGCTGAAAACACCAACGCCTTTTATCGCGCCTTCAACATTGCCTATAATTACCTCGAAGGCATCTACATCCGCTTCGTCGGCGCGCTGGTGGCGCGTTCGAAAGCGGTTGTGCTGATCGGTCTCGCGATTTCGGCTTTGGCTGTGTGGGGGATCGCGCGTTTGCCGAAAGCCTTCATCCCCAACGAGGACCAGGGCTA contains:
- a CDS encoding efflux transporter outer membrane subunit, whose amino-acid sequence is MGAAGAKKRGAACVAIVLSTLSAGCAVGPDFATPQAPIADAWIEWRNHSLKSGPAEYRDWWRVFHDPVLDRLIDAAYAQNLTLLSAGTKVLQARAELGVAIGELFPQKQALSISTSYNRSSNATTPSQGGNSSKLGNFWADNWSAAAVWELDFWGKFRRGVESADATYLASIASYDDVLVTLLADVAQTYIGIRTLERQIAIARENITRQREAVRIARDRYKGGAATMLDVHQAENVLATTEATVPQLTLQLRTGQNALAVLLGMAPGEIGAMLASSSGKIPSAPDKVVVGVPADLLRRRPDIRAAELKAAAQSAQIGVAQAELYPAISITGGFGGLASTASGHNLAQAFHPIGRMFTVGPSFKWNVLNYGQITNNVRLQDATLQQYLVDYQNAVLVAQQQVEDGISKFTLSKTQARYLARSVLEARGAVDIALLQYQQGTQDFTTVLTSEENLLTAQNNLAAASGNVATGLVAVFRGLGGGWQIREGKGFVNEATAREMRSRTNWGDLLSPEGETPPPDPGLPGPEDRGPTIRLPEW
- a CDS encoding efflux RND transporter periplasmic adaptor subunit translates to MMVIIHLARGAGCSRARNGTSRPGAALAVVGALLGGSTQPCLAESAWSKLFGASDSSQPPAQEKTAQSSASKPTAVVAAQSAGPSVPVVRPKVQKVTEYIQLTGNATPINTVNLIARVEGYLEKIHFLDGQIVKKGDLLFTIQQQQYKDQLQQAEAQVRALEAALVYAKIETARYEALQKKGAAAQVVVDQWNFQTKKTEADLASARAQVDIAKLNLSYTEVRAPFDGQMSKRYVDPGNTVGGSGQRTVLADILQLDPIYVVANLSETEFLTVRKNLNQRMPSHAELMQVPVEVGMENQGDYPFRGTIQYVAPGIDPKTGTLYVRGVLDNPNHRLLPGFFVQIRLPKARVLPGALLVPDRAVQSDQVGRFLYVLNKDDAVEQRYVQLGDLDGNLRVILSGIQSDDRIVVGDFWRISAGAKVTPRLTAIEGSADQQ
- a CDS encoding efflux RND transporter permease subunit → MISKFFIEHPILANVIAVVIVVIGLVAMRSLPVAQYPNIVPPTVVVSTNYPGASPQTVIDNVALPIELQVNGVDNMLYMSSTSAADGSYQLIVTFKIGTDPDMAQVLVQNRVSNALSSLPAAVQSQGVTVQKKSTAILQIIALNSPKGTFDASFLSNYATINLVNELARLHGVANVTVFGAAKYAMRVWMDPRKLYSFGLTPQDVSTAINQQSQLVAAGQTGMPPAAKNQDFQYTVDIRSRFNDPGEFENIIVKSEGTVQGGRLVRVKDIGRVELGSQNYSQQCKMNDRPAGCIAIFQTPDANAIQVSQEVRAKMVELARRFPQDLQYTLPLDTTDFVKTSINEVYTTLYEAGILVLVVILVFLQNFRATLVPATTVPVTIIGAFAGMAALGYSINMSTLFGVVLAIGIVVDDAIVIVEGASKYIEQGMSGHDAAIRAMKELFGPIIGITLVLMAVFVPPAFLPGLSGKMLAQFAVVIATTALISAINAATLKPTQCAQWLRPQQAENTNAFYRAFNIAYNYLEGIYIRFVGALVARSKAVVLIGLAISALAVWGIARLPKAFIPNEDQGYLIVVAQLPEGASLERTANTLSEAARSGMSTPGVKNVITIAGVSVLDNNAVLSNAGVAYLSLDDWDARGKAKDQDIASLTKIVQKKLASISDGLAVVVAPPAIQGVGNASGFQMQVNLMGGSFDYAKLGVAAQNMVKNAQADAALQQPSTTFRANSPHVGLNVDRVQAETVKVSVGDVFSALTSYVGSSYVSQFTKFGQVLQVYVQADSQFRLQPEDLLNMYVRGTDGNMVAIGTLAQLTQTSAPPLITLFNLYPSATITGGSAPGVSSGQAMEHMESVAAKTLPSDMGYAWSAVSYQEEITGNLLYLGFAMSVLLVYLVLAGQYESWLLPLAVIAAVPLALVGPALTLTSLGIDNNLYVQIGLMLLIALSAKNGILIVEVAREVRLNDGKPILESAIDAARSRFRPILMTSIAFILGVLPLVLATGAGANSRRSLGTSVFTGMISSTVLAVLLVPAFFVVLQTLDERWRGNSHTPKKTEPKTLEEIEAEIA